In Chitinophaga sp. HK235, a single window of DNA contains:
- a CDS encoding LytTR family DNA-binding domain-containing protein encodes MKINCIIVEDEPLALERVKGYVEKLPYLQLMGTFDNGMDAMVFLRLHPVQLILLDINIGGISGIQLLEAANASCEVVLITAYEEYAIKGYELNVTDYLLKPYTFDRFMQAMDKVQHNLSRQAPAVPSFIFIKTSWRLEKVALDDILYIEGKRDYHKVYTLHKQIMTLQPFGWFEQKLPPAQVCRVHKSYMVAISKIDSIERDGIRIAGITIPVSETYKKDFFALITRG; translated from the coding sequence ATGAAGATCAATTGCATCATTGTTGAAGATGAGCCCCTGGCATTGGAACGGGTGAAGGGCTATGTAGAAAAGCTGCCTTATCTGCAGCTGATGGGTACATTTGATAACGGTATGGATGCGATGGTATTCCTGCGGTTACATCCGGTACAGCTGATCCTGCTGGATATCAACATCGGCGGGATTTCAGGGATACAACTGCTGGAAGCGGCCAATGCCAGCTGCGAAGTAGTACTGATCACTGCTTACGAAGAATATGCTATAAAAGGTTATGAACTGAATGTGACCGACTATTTGTTAAAGCCCTACACCTTCGATCGGTTTATGCAGGCCATGGACAAAGTACAGCATAATCTGTCACGTCAGGCGCCGGCAGTGCCTTCCTTCATCTTCATAAAAACGTCTTGGCGGCTGGAAAAAGTAGCGTTGGACGATATTCTTTATATAGAAGGTAAAAGGGACTACCATAAAGTATATACGCTGCATAAGCAGATCATGACCTTGCAGCCCTTTGGTTGGTTCGAGCAGAAACTGCCACCGGCGCAGGTTTGCCGGGTCCATAAGTCCTATATGGTAGCCATCAGCAAAATAGACAGTATAGAACGTGATGGTATTCGTATTGCCGGTATTACCATCCCTGTTTCAGAGACCTATAAAAAAGATTTTTTTGCCCTGATCACCCGCGGGTAG
- a CDS encoding 2'-5' RNA ligase family protein, which translates to MHLLQPKPVIVTLEIAPSDMAVFNRLREAHFPGHANYLQAHVTLFHKLPGMEPSIPEVLACNSRRSSFSLLVEDIVNFGTGVAYTLCSLELQELHASLQAAFDPWLVRQDRQPLRPHITIQNKVTAFKAAQLHAQLKQEFVPFSITATGFATWAYLRGPWKALDRFMFAE; encoded by the coding sequence ATGCATTTACTACAACCTAAACCGGTAATCGTCACCCTGGAGATAGCACCCTCCGATATGGCCGTATTCAACCGGCTGCGGGAGGCTCATTTTCCGGGGCATGCCAATTACCTGCAGGCACATGTGACGTTGTTTCATAAATTGCCGGGCATGGAACCATCTATTCCGGAAGTATTGGCGTGTAATAGCCGAAGATCGTCTTTTTCACTGCTGGTAGAAGACATTGTTAACTTTGGTACCGGTGTCGCCTATACGCTTTGCTCATTAGAATTGCAGGAGCTGCATGCCAGCCTGCAAGCCGCTTTTGATCCCTGGCTGGTACGGCAGGACCGGCAACCACTCCGTCCACATATTACCATTCAGAACAAAGTAACGGCCTTTAAGGCTGCGCAGCTGCATGCCCAACTTAAGCAGGAGTTTGTTCCCTTCTCTATTACTGCTACCGGTTTTGCTACCTGGGCTTATCTGCGTGGCCCCTGGAAAGCGCTGGACAGGTTTATGTTTGCTGAATAA
- a CDS encoding RNA polymerase sigma factor: protein MSSNFLDNENALIQQITSGDEQAFGVFFSYYYPQLFSLVRRFSLNDEDVREALQETFLQVWLQRDMLVEIRHMRGWLLRIASRQCRAILRKNLLILRSENKVYEDVFSEGQSITTTEPTTVAEITKLVRDAVQQMPDQRRRIYQLSREEGLKPSEIAVQLSLSVNTVKNTLVTALKQIREHLTKAGYPLPWLLVYLMFFSRI, encoded by the coding sequence TTGTCAAGCAACTTTTTAGATAATGAAAATGCGCTTATTCAGCAGATAACGTCTGGCGATGAGCAAGCCTTTGGAGTCTTTTTCTCCTACTATTACCCGCAGTTATTTTCGCTGGTTCGCCGATTTTCCCTTAATGATGAAGATGTGCGTGAAGCGCTGCAGGAAACATTTCTGCAGGTATGGCTGCAGCGCGATATGCTCGTGGAAATCCGGCATATGCGGGGATGGCTGCTGCGTATTGCCAGCCGGCAATGCAGAGCGATACTACGCAAAAACCTGTTGATACTCCGTAGCGAAAACAAGGTATATGAGGATGTTTTTTCTGAAGGCCAGTCAATAACAACGACAGAACCCACGACCGTAGCTGAAATAACGAAGCTGGTGCGGGATGCCGTTCAGCAAATGCCCGATCAGCGCCGGCGTATTTATCAGTTAAGCCGGGAAGAAGGGCTGAAACCCTCCGAAATCGCAGTACAGTTATCTCTCTCCGTGAACACCGTGAAGAATACGTTGGTAACTGCATTAAAGCAGATCCGTGAACATTTGACGAAGGCAGGTTATCCATTACCCTGGCTACTGGTGTACCTGATGTTTTTTAGCCGGATATGA
- a CDS encoding DUF4440 domain-containing protein: MDNLSKAKEEVIRFSEHITAWFKGEERVAAAGSEGVLQRISPDFRMVSPNGVRRDRQDLASWLPATFGQYPEMRITIKDMQGYATQHHALLTYTEIQHDGTNENTRYSSAVFIREGEQMVWLNLWEMP; the protein is encoded by the coding sequence ATGGACAATCTCAGTAAAGCAAAAGAAGAAGTTATCCGGTTTAGTGAGCATATAACAGCCTGGTTCAAGGGGGAAGAGCGTGTAGCCGCTGCCGGTAGTGAAGGCGTGCTACAACGTATCAGCCCCGACTTCCGGATGGTATCGCCCAACGGCGTCAGACGCGACCGGCAGGACCTGGCATCCTGGCTGCCAGCGACTTTCGGACAATATCCGGAAATGCGTATAACCATTAAGGATATGCAGGGCTATGCCACTCAGCATCATGCGCTGCTTACCTATACAGAAATACAGCACGATGGAACCAATGAAAACACCCGTTATTCCAGTGCTGTATTTATCCGTGAGGGAGAGCAGATGGTATGGCTGAACCTCTGGGAAATGCCTTAG
- a CDS encoding VOC family protein: MTINHLNLTVKDVSQASLFFQTYLGFQHNSDTPPNDTLAVLNGQDGFLLVLMQERLNENGNHSYPDAFHIGFYLPDKAAVYHTWQQLQDGGILLTQAPKQIRKTFGFYFHYDNIMIEITTANNN, translated from the coding sequence ATGACTATCAATCACTTAAACTTAACCGTAAAAGATGTTTCCCAGGCCAGCCTCTTTTTCCAGACTTATCTCGGCTTTCAACATAACAGCGACACTCCACCCAACGACACCCTCGCCGTACTGAACGGACAAGATGGCTTCCTGTTGGTACTCATGCAGGAACGGCTAAACGAAAACGGGAACCACTCCTATCCTGATGCCTTCCACATTGGATTTTATCTGCCCGATAAAGCAGCAGTATACCATACCTGGCAACAGCTACAGGATGGCGGCATATTACTGACACAGGCTCCTAAACAGATCCGGAAAACATTCGGCTTCTACTTCCATTACGACAACATCATGATCGAAATCACCACTGCCAATAACAACTGA
- a CDS encoding isochorismate lyase, with product MKQPHECSDMTEIRQEIDRIDHHIIQQLAERYAYVQAAAKFKTDATAVKAPERFKAMLQTRREWAATEGLDPDVIEKMYTDLVNYFISEEMSHWKKQ from the coding sequence ATGAAACAGCCACATGAATGCTCCGATATGACCGAGATCCGCCAGGAGATAGACCGCATCGATCATCATATCATCCAGCAGCTCGCCGAACGTTATGCTTACGTACAGGCTGCTGCTAAATTTAAAACCGACGCCACCGCAGTAAAAGCACCGGAACGATTTAAAGCCATGCTGCAGACAAGACGGGAGTGGGCTGCCACGGAAGGCCTCGATCCTGATGTGATCGAAAAAATGTACACCGACCTCGTGAATTATTTTATTTCAGAAGAAATGAGTCACTGGAAAAAACAATAA
- a CDS encoding MFS transporter, whose product MEEMDDRRWWALAVLCMGAFLSPLDFFIVNVALPAIKSGLNASEGALQLVIAGYGASYAVFVVTGGRLGDIYGRKRIFLLGMMLFTLTSGICAMATDIRLLIGARIVQGLSAALLAPQVLSTIRVIFPAKEQPLAMGIFGAVFGLAAIGGQLLGGVLVEAGIFGWTWQSVFMINIPVGIITGITGKYILKENRPPFRQQLDILGMLLITLTLLLFIYPIIMGREAHWPAWIFVCLLGAVLAGACFVYTEQLMLKRGRAPLIQLPLFRDRHFVNGLGIIYLYNHTAAFFLVYPYYLQHELHHDVLSAGLSVLPYAAGFFVGPLISPMLARRLGTYIIGLGQGLLVTGFSLVVISLLQSPEPGLLLQAGLFCAGIGHGIVMPSIMRIILAAMPGPVAGQAAGIVSTAIQVGGVMGVALLGTLFFALLEHFIAPTALGITLGCLATLELLGLALVISLSSSTKK is encoded by the coding sequence ATGGAAGAAATGGATGACCGCCGTTGGTGGGCACTGGCAGTGCTTTGCATGGGCGCATTTTTATCGCCTCTGGATTTTTTTATTGTGAATGTGGCCTTGCCGGCCATTAAAAGCGGACTGAACGCATCAGAGGGGGCTTTGCAACTGGTGATAGCTGGCTATGGGGCATCCTATGCGGTATTTGTTGTGACTGGTGGCCGGTTAGGAGATATTTACGGACGGAAACGTATTTTTTTGCTGGGGATGATGTTGTTTACGCTCACCTCCGGTATTTGTGCGATGGCAACAGATATTCGTTTGCTGATAGGGGCGCGGATTGTACAGGGTTTGTCGGCCGCTTTGCTGGCACCGCAGGTATTGTCTACTATCCGGGTAATTTTTCCGGCTAAGGAGCAGCCGCTGGCCATGGGTATTTTCGGGGCGGTGTTTGGACTGGCAGCCATTGGTGGGCAGCTGTTGGGCGGCGTGCTCGTTGAGGCCGGTATCTTTGGCTGGACCTGGCAAAGCGTGTTTATGATCAATATACCGGTGGGCATTATTACAGGTATAACGGGCAAGTATATACTAAAAGAGAACCGGCCTCCTTTCCGGCAGCAGCTGGATATACTGGGTATGCTACTGATCACGCTGACGTTGTTGTTGTTTATTTACCCGATTATTATGGGGCGCGAGGCGCATTGGCCGGCATGGATATTTGTGTGTTTGCTGGGGGCAGTGCTGGCCGGTGCCTGTTTTGTATATACGGAACAGCTTATGCTGAAACGTGGACGGGCTCCATTGATACAGCTACCCTTGTTCAGGGACCGGCATTTTGTAAACGGGCTGGGCATCATTTATCTGTATAATCACACCGCTGCTTTTTTTCTGGTATATCCTTATTATTTACAACATGAGCTGCACCATGATGTATTGTCAGCCGGGTTGTCGGTGCTGCCTTATGCAGCGGGGTTCTTTGTGGGACCTTTGATCAGCCCGATGCTGGCCAGGAGGTTGGGCACTTATATCATTGGCCTGGGGCAGGGTCTGCTGGTGACGGGCTTTAGCCTGGTGGTGATAAGTCTGCTACAATCACCGGAACCGGGTCTGCTATTACAGGCAGGGTTGTTCTGCGCGGGCATAGGCCACGGTATAGTAATGCCTTCCATCATGCGTATCATACTGGCAGCAATGCCAGGGCCGGTAGCTGGTCAGGCTGCAGGTATTGTGAGCACAGCTATCCAGGTGGGAGGCGTAATGGGTGTGGCCCTGCTGGGAACCTTGTTTTTCGCCCTGCTGGAGCATTTTATTGCTCCAACAGCGTTGGGCATTACCCTGGGATGCCTGGCAACACTGGAGTTGCTGGGACTCGCGTTGGTCATCTCCCTATCATCATCCACAAAAAAATAA
- a CDS encoding MarR family winged helix-turn-helix transcriptional regulator, with protein MENLKPIGWYLKEADSLITATFNSTFESMDLTRFHWQVLKNISTHGSISLNEYYPQVARFITPETLQEIVDMLTTRGWITFQDNICRFTHTGAEAFADMAARQQKVQEKMLEGTRPEDYTHTILFLDKIIQNLKAGL; from the coding sequence ATGGAAAACCTTAAACCCATCGGATGGTATCTCAAAGAAGCTGACAGCCTGATCACAGCCACCTTCAACAGTACCTTCGAAAGTATGGACCTTACCCGCTTTCACTGGCAGGTACTGAAAAATATCTCTACCCATGGTAGCATATCGCTGAATGAATATTACCCACAGGTGGCGCGTTTTATCACTCCTGAAACATTACAGGAAATAGTGGATATGCTCACAACCCGTGGCTGGATTACCTTTCAGGACAATATCTGCCGCTTTACGCATACTGGTGCAGAAGCCTTTGCCGACATGGCCGCCAGGCAACAAAAAGTCCAGGAAAAGATGCTGGAAGGTACTCGTCCGGAAGACTATACCCACACCATCCTTTTCCTGGATAAGATCATTCAGAACCTGAAAGCGGGGCTCTAA
- a CDS encoding AraC family transcriptional regulator: protein MFNKLLQEPYDIILEEQETWEAPRQPQPFFQLVYVREGRGYHYVNDNRYDYHQGKLFLLSPKDRYHYDIQEKTAFTVIRFTQLFITQLKDEVSRLEMCDWMKKTDYIFNNLHAKAGCIFHDTADQDMAHALLGNITREQQLHGKGYQLIIRQSISILLNLIARNLLRSESPDVHENSGQYSVLRMISYLQEHIYHPERLRMHVLAASFNMSVHYLGEYFKKHTGQSIQDYIISYKLKLVEIRLSYSNMRVREIAEELGFTDESYLSRLFKKHRGITPGAHRKQTRKQLPA, encoded by the coding sequence ATGTTCAACAAACTGCTGCAGGAACCATACGATATCATATTGGAAGAACAGGAAACCTGGGAGGCTCCCCGCCAGCCACAGCCCTTCTTCCAGCTCGTGTATGTACGTGAAGGCCGGGGATACCATTATGTCAATGACAACCGATATGATTACCACCAGGGAAAATTGTTTTTGCTGTCGCCCAAAGACCGCTACCACTACGACATACAGGAGAAAACGGCTTTTACCGTTATTCGGTTCACCCAGCTTTTTATTACACAGCTGAAAGATGAAGTGTCGCGACTTGAGATGTGTGACTGGATGAAAAAGACCGACTACATCTTTAATAACCTCCACGCCAAAGCCGGCTGCATCTTCCACGACACGGCTGATCAGGACATGGCCCATGCATTACTCGGCAACATTACCCGCGAGCAACAGCTGCATGGTAAAGGGTACCAGCTGATCATCCGGCAATCAATTTCTATACTCCTCAATCTGATCGCCCGCAACCTGCTGCGCTCCGAATCTCCGGATGTACATGAAAACAGCGGCCAGTACTCCGTGCTCCGCATGATCAGTTATCTTCAGGAACATATTTATCATCCCGAGCGGTTACGCATGCACGTTTTGGCCGCATCTTTCAACATGTCGGTACATTACCTCGGTGAGTACTTTAAGAAACATACCGGTCAGAGTATACAGGATTATATCATCAGTTATAAGCTGAAACTGGTGGAGATACGATTGTCCTACAGCAATATGCGGGTGCGTGAAATAGCAGAGGAGCTGGGGTTTACAGATGAAAGTTACCTTTCCCGCCTCTTTAAAAAACACAGAGGGATCACTCCCGGCGCACACCGCAAACAGACCCGGAAACAGCTGCCGGCATAA
- a CDS encoding FecR family protein, giving the protein MDASRFSYLLEQYKSGHLSASEQEELFGFAGEGDEHDWQELLSPWMNEEAGLAEKLDQELVAGELAMVLSTDRQTPDDLREMPPAVHRIHFIRRWGWAAAVLAGLLTVGAYYFIDHSEEPSGNTIAKISDVQPGSSKAILTLADGSHITLDSTGNQVILQGIAAVHQQNGSLQYEVKGQETGVGYNQLSTPRQGQFRLVLADGTKVWLNAASSIRYPTAFTGKERSVEVTGEAYFEVAANAHQPFIVTVNNTAIQVLGTSFNINAYPEEGHMSATLVSGLIKVKTGQESLLLQPGKTAAVMPDGSTTVSTANLKAVMAWKEGFFWFEDADIKTVMRQLARWYNIEVEFRGAVPKTTFSGEIERSLTLEQVLQGLGSNELHYTFGNGNKLIIQQ; this is encoded by the coding sequence ATGGATGCATCCCGTTTTAGTTATTTACTGGAACAATATAAGTCCGGCCACCTCTCTGCCTCCGAACAGGAGGAGCTGTTTGGTTTTGCCGGAGAAGGAGATGAGCATGACTGGCAGGAATTATTAAGTCCATGGATGAACGAAGAAGCTGGCCTGGCGGAAAAGCTGGACCAGGAGCTTGTTGCGGGGGAACTGGCAATGGTATTGTCGACCGACAGGCAGACTCCTGACGATTTACGTGAGATGCCGCCTGCTGTTCACCGGATCCATTTTATACGTCGCTGGGGATGGGCTGCGGCCGTGCTGGCGGGCTTGCTGACAGTGGGCGCTTATTATTTTATTGATCACAGCGAAGAGCCATCCGGAAATACGATCGCGAAGATATCCGATGTTCAGCCGGGTTCGAGTAAGGCGATCCTTACGTTGGCTGATGGCTCCCATATCACACTTGATAGCACTGGCAACCAGGTTATCCTGCAGGGAATAGCGGCTGTACATCAGCAAAATGGTAGCCTGCAGTATGAAGTAAAAGGACAGGAAACAGGTGTCGGTTATAATCAGTTGAGTACTCCACGGCAAGGGCAGTTCCGGCTGGTATTGGCAGACGGCACAAAAGTCTGGCTGAATGCTGCCAGCTCTATCCGCTATCCAACAGCGTTTACCGGAAAAGAAAGAAGTGTGGAAGTAACCGGCGAAGCCTATTTTGAGGTAGCCGCGAACGCGCATCAACCATTTATAGTAACAGTGAACAATACAGCAATACAGGTATTGGGGACCTCTTTTAATATTAATGCTTATCCGGAGGAAGGCCATATGAGTGCCACCCTGGTATCGGGTTTGATAAAAGTAAAGACCGGGCAGGAAAGTCTTTTGTTACAGCCCGGCAAAACAGCGGCTGTAATGCCCGATGGAAGCACCACGGTTTCAACTGCTAATCTGAAAGCGGTGATGGCCTGGAAAGAAGGTTTCTTCTGGTTTGAGGACGCAGATATTAAAACAGTGATGCGGCAACTGGCTCGCTGGTACAATATAGAAGTGGAATTCCGGGGAGCAGTGCCCAAGACCACTTTCAGCGGAGAAATTGAAAGATCGCTCACCCTCGAGCAGGTATTGCAGGGACTGGGATCTAATGAATTACATTATACTTTCGGGAATGGAAATAAGCTTATCATTCAACAGTAA
- a CDS encoding winged helix DNA-binding domain-containing protein yields the protein MKGTANLTTMNAFDITQQRLQYQHLLTPEFRDPAALVSWMGAIQAQDYAASKWAIGQRLNGITETMLDNAMGNWSIIRTHVLRPTWHFVAPQDLRWMLELTAPRIKAFCSYNDNRWGITPAMISKSHKILEKLLRDKQQLSRLQIAPALREAGISTDEYRLGSLLMHAELDRIICSGPRHGKQFTYVLLEEHVPPVAPLSREASLATLALRYFTSHGPATLQDYAWWSGLTVTEAKRGLDSIQDELVSVAVDGKTYWMSPDQQQHPISQPSVFLLPAFDEFTVAYKKRDIQQLLINGSLPPMASLGPVIVVDGQITGTWKRSVRKNDILLELQPIQPLKKSYQPALKAAIQQYSDFTGLPVSLK from the coding sequence ATGAAAGGAACCGCTAACTTAACAACCATGAATGCTTTTGATATTACACAGCAAAGACTGCAATACCAGCACCTCCTGACTCCGGAATTCAGGGATCCGGCCGCGTTGGTGTCGTGGATGGGTGCGATACAGGCACAAGACTATGCAGCCTCCAAATGGGCCATAGGTCAACGTTTGAACGGCATTACCGAAACCATGCTGGACAATGCCATGGGCAACTGGTCCATTATCCGTACGCATGTGCTGCGTCCTACCTGGCATTTTGTGGCGCCCCAGGACCTGCGCTGGATGCTGGAACTCACCGCTCCCCGGATCAAAGCATTTTGTTCGTATAATGATAACCGTTGGGGTATCACTCCGGCAATGATTTCAAAGAGTCATAAAATACTGGAGAAACTGTTACGTGACAAACAACAGCTTAGCCGGCTGCAGATCGCGCCTGCCCTTCGTGAAGCGGGTATCTCTACAGATGAATATCGCCTGGGGTCCCTGCTGATGCATGCAGAACTGGACCGTATCATCTGCAGTGGTCCAAGGCATGGGAAACAGTTCACCTATGTACTGCTGGAAGAACACGTGCCTCCGGTGGCGCCTTTAAGTCGGGAAGCCTCCCTGGCTACGCTGGCCCTGCGATACTTTACCAGCCATGGCCCTGCTACCTTACAGGACTACGCCTGGTGGTCCGGACTGACAGTCACAGAAGCCAAAAGAGGACTGGACTCGATTCAGGACGAACTGGTATCTGTAGCGGTAGATGGTAAGACCTACTGGATGTCGCCCGATCAGCAGCAGCATCCGATCTCTCAGCCTTCCGTTTTCCTGCTGCCCGCCTTTGATGAGTTTACTGTAGCCTATAAAAAAAGAGATATCCAGCAATTGCTGATCAACGGCAGCCTCCCTCCTATGGCCAGCCTCGGGCCCGTGATAGTGGTAGATGGACAGATCACCGGCACCTGGAAACGCAGCGTCCGGAAAAATGATATACTCCTCGAACTGCAACCCATCCAACCACTGAAAAAATCATATCAGCCAGCGCTGAAGGCAGCCATTCAACAATACAGTGATTTCACCGGCTTACCCGTAAGCCTGAAATAA
- a CDS encoding YhcG family protein, with the protein MLKKSFLSDIRNMLSTARQKAYAAINSTMVEAYWLIGKRVVEEEQNGKEKADYGTFLIKELAKHLTEEFGKGFDERELRRMRQFFLTFPIRDALRPELSWTHYRILLRVESPTARDYYVTEVAAQSWSTRQLERNINTLYYERLLSTQNKRAALIDEQDMEKISSSDIIKNPYVLEFLGMQWPTGYSESEIESAIINNLQSFLLELGKGFSFVGRQYRIKTDTKVFYIDLVFYNYILKCFVLIDLKINELTHQDIGQMDMYVRMFEDLKKTEGDNPTIGIILCAEKDHTIVKYSILEENKQLFASKYRLVLPTEEELRAELEREKQLIHEQITRKE; encoded by the coding sequence ATGCTAAAGAAGTCATTTCTCTCAGATATTAGAAATATGCTTTCTACAGCCAGGCAAAAAGCATATGCCGCCATTAATTCTACAATGGTGGAAGCCTATTGGCTTATCGGAAAGCGTGTTGTTGAGGAAGAGCAGAATGGAAAAGAAAAAGCTGATTATGGCACTTTCCTTATAAAAGAGCTGGCAAAACACTTGACCGAAGAATTTGGAAAAGGATTTGACGAAAGGGAATTGCGACGTATGCGACAATTTTTCCTGACATTTCCAATTCGGGACGCACTGCGCCCCGAATTAAGTTGGACACATTATCGAATACTACTGCGTGTAGAAAGCCCAACTGCCAGGGATTATTATGTAACTGAAGTCGCTGCACAATCCTGGAGTACCCGCCAGCTAGAGCGAAACATTAATACGCTTTATTATGAGCGATTATTATCCACACAAAATAAAAGGGCTGCCTTAATAGATGAACAGGACATGGAGAAGATATCATCTAGTGATATTATTAAAAATCCATATGTTTTGGAGTTCTTAGGGATGCAGTGGCCAACTGGGTATTCAGAAAGTGAAATTGAGTCGGCGATAATCAACAATTTACAGTCGTTCTTATTAGAGCTAGGTAAAGGCTTTTCGTTCGTTGGCCGTCAATATCGTATTAAAACAGACACAAAAGTCTTTTATATTGACCTGGTATTCTATAACTATATTCTAAAGTGTTTTGTACTAATAGACCTGAAAATAAATGAATTAACACATCAGGATATTGGACAAATGGATATGTATGTCCGAATGTTTGAGGATCTGAAGAAAACAGAAGGAGATAACCCTACTATTGGAATTATTCTTTGTGCTGAAAAGGACCACACAATAGTTAAGTATAGTATACTTGAAGAAAATAAACAACTTTTTGCATCTAAGTATCGACTTGTGCTCCCTACAGAAGAAGAATTAAGAGCTGAGCTTGAGCGTGAAAAGCAATTAATTCACGAACAGATTACACGAAAGGAATAG
- a CDS encoding protein phosphatase 2C domain-containing protein yields MKIYATLQIGDFHLNHCEDYYVIENIGTNRLLMAVMDGCTMARDSYFASTLVARILKKICITQGYLELYNPGKPDPSLDDQLKLILSELMTSLKQIQEQLLLEQQDLLTTLILFLADKKENTGIILAIGDGLVSINGHLTEFDHDNKPDYLGFHLHHNFDQWYLSLTQKIFIPNIQDVSIATDGILFFKPCLTVDIPMEDPVELLLHDKSDMDKEDMLDRKLKTLEHVYGLKPTDDIAVIRVIQQT; encoded by the coding sequence ATGAAGATTTATGCCACCCTGCAAATAGGAGACTTTCACCTCAACCACTGCGAAGACTATTATGTTATTGAAAACATCGGTACCAACAGGCTGCTGATGGCCGTTATGGACGGTTGCACCATGGCCCGCGACAGCTACTTCGCCTCCACCCTCGTTGCCCGTATCCTGAAAAAAATCTGTATCACGCAAGGATACCTGGAACTGTACAACCCAGGAAAACCTGACCCCAGCCTGGACGATCAGCTAAAACTGATCTTATCTGAACTCATGACCTCCTTAAAGCAGATACAGGAACAGCTGCTGCTGGAGCAACAGGACCTGCTTACCACCCTGATCCTCTTTCTGGCAGATAAAAAAGAAAACACCGGCATCATACTGGCCATCGGGGATGGATTGGTGAGTATTAACGGCCACCTCACCGAATTTGATCACGACAACAAACCAGATTATCTGGGTTTCCATCTTCATCACAACTTTGATCAATGGTATCTTTCCCTCACCCAGAAAATCTTCATTCCCAATATTCAGGATGTCAGTATTGCTACAGACGGTATCCTGTTCTTCAAACCCTGCCTCACTGTGGATATTCCGATGGAAGATCCGGTAGAACTGCTACTGCACGACAAGTCAGACATGGACAAGGAGGATATGCTTGACCGGAAACTGAAAACCCTCGAACATGTATATGGGCTAAAACCCACCGATGATATTGCCGTCATCCGGGTTATTCAGCAAACATAA